The Desulfuromonas thiophila genome contains a region encoding:
- a CDS encoding MBL fold metallo-hydrolase RNA specificity domain-containing protein — protein MEKQSPVRIFGEGFEVLTGFSGYADRVGLVEFVQVMEKKPQRTFIVHDEAESSANLAKTLGDELGITGIELPEAEQIFSL, from the coding sequence GTGGAGAAGCAAAGTCCGGTACGGATTTTCGGTGAGGGATTCGAGGTGCTTACCGGGTTCTCCGGCTACGCTGACCGCGTTGGCTTGGTGGAATTCGTGCAGGTGATGGAGAAAAAGCCGCAGCGCACCTTCATCGTTCACGACGAGGCGGAGTCCTCGGCGAATCTGGCAAAGACGCTGGGCGATGAGCTGGGGATCACGGGAATTGAGCTGCCAGAGGCTGAGCAAATCTTTTCACTGTAA